CCACCCCGACTCGACTGAACCCCCGCTGCAAATCAGATTTTCCTCCATTCCCACACTTTGAAACTTTGCTATGGTCGCGGCGATCGAAGCTAAAAAACGTGGACCAACGCTTTAAGACACTCCGACGCCGGAGGAGAACTGGAATCGCCCCGGCATGCCGTGTCGTGACACAACCAAAATCTCAATCCAATCCCATGCGACCATTCGCCGCGATGGCGACAGTCGCGTGACATTCATCCGCTATGGCTACCTCCGCTGCATTCAAAGACGTTTCCAACATCCCATTCGAAGGGCCGAAATCCAGGAACCCGCTGGCCTTCAAGCATTACAACCCGGACCAGAAGATCGAAGGCAGGACGATGCGCGACCATCTGCGCTTCTCCGTGGTTTACTG
The Verrucomicrobiia bacterium genome window above contains:
- a CDS encoding xylose isomerase, which produces MATSAAFKDVSNIPFEGPKSRNPLAFKHYNPDQKIEGRTMRDHLRFSVVY